A region from the Rhodamnia argentea isolate NSW1041297 chromosome 7, ASM2092103v1, whole genome shotgun sequence genome encodes:
- the LOC115734708 gene encoding uncharacterized protein LOC115734708, with protein sequence MMQHLPTASQMQALALLALCPSFGSYFLSKIAEIASRAMEAMVMDNALDREPARELPEQEELAVERDEEGEARDFEFTFVGGGSELPALVAADEIFHNGRIRPLCPVVHEALLSNAWIGNQDEDGLNMRDSRKRPSRMPLKKLMSEERYSCSSSEADELDGIAPEMYCAWTPKSPGASRARSKSKSNSTYRSTRSNIVCQTDK encoded by the exons ATGATGCAACATTTACCTACTGCTTCTCAAATGCAAGCATTGGCTTTGCTAGCTCTCTGTCCAAGCTTCGGCAGCTACTTTTTGAGCAAGATAGCAGAGATTGCTTCTAGGGCCATGGAAGCGATGGTCATGGATAACGCGCTCGACCGAGAACCTGCCAGAGAACTGCCAGAACAAGAAGAGCTAGCCGTCGAGCGAGACGAAGAGGGTGAAGCACGCGATTTCGAGTTCACATTTGTCGGTGGGGGTTCAGAGTTGCCTGCTTTGGTAGCCGCTGATGAGATCTTCCACAATGGTCGGATAAGGCCTCTGTGCCCCGTCGTCCATGAAGCTCTGCTGTCCAATGCATGGATCGGAAACCAGGATGAGGATGGCCTTAATATGAGGGACTCCAGGAAAAGGCCTTCGCGGATGCCACTTAAGAAGCTCATGAGCGAAGAACGATACTCCTGTTCTTCATCCGAAGCAGATGAACTCGATGGGATAGCTCCAGAAATGTATTGTGCGTGGACGCCAAAATCACCAGGGGCATCTCGGGCGCGCTCTAAAAGCAAGAGCAATTCTACTTATCGTTCGACAAG ATCAAACATCGTTTGCCAAACTGACAAGTAA
- the LOC115734640 gene encoding serine/threonine/tyrosine-protein kinase HT1-like — translation MNFQWLKHTSNNGKPERRLSLREYRRAISWSKYLVSSGAEIKGEGEEEWSADMSQLLIGGKFASGRHSRIYRGIYKQRDVAIKMISQPEEDEDLASFLEKQFASEVVSLLQLQHPNIITFVAACKKPPVFCIITEYMPGGSLRKYLHHQEPHSVPLNLVLKLALEIARGMKYLHSQGILHRDLKSENVLLGDDMSVKVADFGISCSESQLGSTKGFTGTYRWMAPEMIKEKHHTKKVDVYSFGIVMWELLTALTPFEDMTPEQAAFAVSQKNARPPLPPECPPAFRHLISRCWSSNPEKRPHFNEIVSILERYVESLERDPEFFSSFVPSPNHSIFGCLPKCIAGQRSASIRA, via the exons ATGAATTTCCAGTGGCTGAAACATACATCAAACAATGGGAAGCCAGAGAGGAGGCTTTCGCTTAGGGAGTACAGGAGGGCCATCTCTTGGTCCAAGTACTTGGTTTCTTCTGGTGCAGAGATAAAAGGGGAGGGAGAAGAAGAGTGGAGTGCTGACATGTCTCAGCTCTTGATTGGGGGCAAGTTCGCTTCGGGGAGGCATAGCAGGATATACAGAGGGATTTACAAGCAGAGGGATGTTGCTATCAAGATGATCAGTCAGCCTGAGGAGGATGAGGACTTGGCCTCTTTCCTCGAGAAGCAGTTTGCTTCCGAGGTCGTGTCGCTGCTCCAGCTACAGCATCCGAATATCATAACC TTTGTTGCAGCTTGTAAAAAACCACCCGTGTTCTGCATCATCACTGAGTATATGCCTGGCGGATCGTTGAGGAAATACCTCCACCACCAGGAGCCGCATTCCGTTCCTCTTAACTTGGTTCTGAAGTTAGCTCTTGAGATTGCACGAGGAATGAAATACCTTCATTCTCAAGGGATTCTCCATAGAGATCTCAAATCTGAGAATGTGCTTCTCGGAGACGACATGTCTGTGAAGGTAGCCGATTTCGGTATCTCATGCTCAGAATCTCAGTTGGGAAGCACTAAAGGGTTCACTGGAACTTACCGTTGGATGGCACCTGAAATGATCAAAGAGAAGCACCATACTAAGAAAGTTGATGTTTACAGTTTTGGCATAGTCATGTGGGAGCTCTTGACAGCGTTGACACCATTTGAGGACATGACTCCAGAGCAGGCAGCCTTTGCGGTTTCCCAGAAG AACGCTAGACCACCACTGCCTCCAGAGTGTCCTCCAGCGTTTAGACACCTCATCAGCCGATGCTGGTCAAGCAATCCAGAAAAACGTCCCCATTTCAATGAGATTGTCTCGATACTGGAGAGATATGTAGAATCTCTCGAGCGGGATCCGGAATTTTTCTCATCCTTTGTACCCTCGCCCAATCACTCTATTTTTGGATGCCTACCAAAATGTATTGCTGGTCAGAGATCTGCTTCCATAAGGGCTTAG
- the LOC115734709 gene encoding CASP-like protein 4A3 isoform X1 — MESIATSDAQNHRDLHPQHRGTAMKKSSSRNSESSTIYDSPHRSDFGEPPDSPPFVSPAATLDKPPPDNSKAIFSVDRQPRYSPLQSRLLPQVQKPLERANHKPPGPPPPPLPPPPWAANRAARDEDAPPAAAKAGGRGGREEGRSTAVSTILRRSSMREMVKRAGLGFRMSEMILCLISFSVMAADKTQGWSGDSFDRYKEYRFCLSVNVIGFAYSGFQAYDLAYHLITGKHVIRHHLRSHFDFFMDQILAYLLIAASSAAATRVVDWETNWGKDQFTEMASASIGIAFLAFVSFAFSSLISGYDLCTRDFA, encoded by the exons ATGGAATCGATCGCCACCTCCGACGCTCAAAACCATCGCGACCTCCACCCACAACACCGCGGCACCGCCATGAAGAAGTCGTCGTCGCGGAACTCCGAGTCCTCCACCATCTACGACTCCCCCCACAGATCCGATTTCGGCGAGCCCCCCGATTCGCCGCCCTTCGTCTCCCCGGCCGCGACCCTCGACAAGCCTCCTCCCGACAACTCCAAGGCCATCTTCTCCGTCGACAGGCAACCCCGGTACTCCCCGCTCCAATCGCGCCTTCTTCCCCAGGTCCAGAAACCGCTCGAGCGCGCGAACCACAAGCCTCCtgggccgccgccgccgccgcttccGCCGCCACCGTGGGCGGCGAACAGGGCGGCGAGGGATGAGGATGCTCCTCCGGCGgcggcgaaggccggcgggagaggagggagggaggaggggCGGTCGACGGCGGTGTCGACGATACTGAGGAGGTCAAGCATGAGGGAGATGGTGAAGAGGGCGGGGCTAGGGTTTAGGATGAGCGAGATGATACTGTGCCTGATTTCGTTCTCGGTCATGGCTGCTGATAAGACGCAGGGATGGAGCGGCGATTCGTTTGATCGCTACAAGGAGTACAG GTTCTGTCTATCCGTGAATGTCATTGGATTTGCATATTCGGGTTTTCAAGCATATGATCTGGCTTACCATTTGATCACTGGGAAGCATGTCATTCGCCACCACCTCCGTTCTCATTTCGATTTCTTCATGGATCAG ATTCTGGCATATCTCTTGATAGCAGCATCATCCGCAGCAGCAACCCGGGTTGTTGACTGGGAAACAAACTGGGGCAAAGATCAATTTACGGAAATGGCGAGTGCTTCAATCGGGATAGCCTTCCTGGCTTTTGTATCCTTCGCCTTTAGTTCCCTCATCTCTGGTTACGACCTGTGTACTCGCGATTTTGCTTGA
- the LOC115734709 gene encoding CASP-like protein 4A3 isoform X2: protein MESIATSDAQNHRDLHPQHRGTAMKKSSSRNSESSTIYDSPHRSDFGEPPDSPPFVSPAATLDKPPPDNSKAIFSVDRQPRYSPLQSRLLPQVQKPLERANHKPPGPPPPPLPPPPWAANRAARDEDAPPAAAKAGGRGGREEGRSTAVSTILRRSSMREMVKRAGLGFRMSEMILCLISFSVMAADKTQGWSGDSFDRYKEYRFCLSVNVIGFAYSGFQAYDLAYHLITGKHVIRHHLRSHFDFFMDQRQLGSLD, encoded by the exons ATGGAATCGATCGCCACCTCCGACGCTCAAAACCATCGCGACCTCCACCCACAACACCGCGGCACCGCCATGAAGAAGTCGTCGTCGCGGAACTCCGAGTCCTCCACCATCTACGACTCCCCCCACAGATCCGATTTCGGCGAGCCCCCCGATTCGCCGCCCTTCGTCTCCCCGGCCGCGACCCTCGACAAGCCTCCTCCCGACAACTCCAAGGCCATCTTCTCCGTCGACAGGCAACCCCGGTACTCCCCGCTCCAATCGCGCCTTCTTCCCCAGGTCCAGAAACCGCTCGAGCGCGCGAACCACAAGCCTCCtgggccgccgccgccgccgcttccGCCGCCACCGTGGGCGGCGAACAGGGCGGCGAGGGATGAGGATGCTCCTCCGGCGgcggcgaaggccggcgggagaggagggagggaggaggggCGGTCGACGGCGGTGTCGACGATACTGAGGAGGTCAAGCATGAGGGAGATGGTGAAGAGGGCGGGGCTAGGGTTTAGGATGAGCGAGATGATACTGTGCCTGATTTCGTTCTCGGTCATGGCTGCTGATAAGACGCAGGGATGGAGCGGCGATTCGTTTGATCGCTACAAGGAGTACAG GTTCTGTCTATCCGTGAATGTCATTGGATTTGCATATTCGGGTTTTCAAGCATATGATCTGGCTTACCATTTGATCACTGGGAAGCATGTCATTCGCCACCACCTCCGTTCTCATTTCGATTTCTTCATGGATCAG AGGCAGTTGGGAAGTCTGGATTGA
- the LOC115734639 gene encoding protein EXECUTER 2, chloroplastic, whose translation MAVANAWVTGGSIRASHLRPFCLLDSPAKKTANPASFFVLGCGGRTVPGKNAGVSSAGPRKDPPLLCRCGGNVSLDGASSSSCSDWDWNRWSRHFSEIEQAESFASVLMFQLEEAIEKEDFHEAAKLKMAISETTSKDTVADIMSQLKNAIEEERYHEASRLCKHTGSGLVGWWVGYSKDSDDPFGRLIRITPSVGRFVGRSYSPRQLVTASPGTPIFEIFVVKDADDMYQMQVVYLHRTKGSSMASTSSSPKSTKSQSSKVDETSGVGLQENELNNETNDDKGLNIEGATEEGVKSVINFLKDRIPGLKVKVMNIDVAEEVIEESEPVKQLMQEDDEEAVPLENSEDEDGDVENFQSDEIGLGEDSSVKEDEKDLDMKFFIGGVVHNEDTPSKDEYTRLPAELKDIERDSFVLHVPIKGLGHDGGNNKVSKLKVAAIAAQGVSELMPPDVAKAFWAADKVSPKVSRDVREIVKLAVTQAEKRNRLSEFTNFSRITTSKGDLDPFDGLYVGAFGPYGTEVVQLRRKFGHWNGSDISSSDVEFFEYVEAVKLTGDLNVPAGQVTFRAKIGKRGRASNRGLYPDELGVVGSYKGQGRIAEFGFRNPKWVDGELLQLNGKGMGPYLKGADLGFLYVVPERSFLVLFNRLKLPE comes from the exons atGGCGGTGGCCAATGCATGGGTCACGGGCGGTTCAATCCGAGCCTCCCACCTGAGACCCTTCTGCCTTCTTGATTCGCCGGCCAAGAAAACGGCCAATCCTGCCAGCTTCTTCGTCCTCGGCTGTGGGGGCCGGACTGTCCCCGGCAAGAACGCCGGCGTTTCCTCCGCCGGGCCCCGCAAGGACCCCCCTCTGCTCTGCCGTTGCGGTGGTAACGTCAGCCTTGACGGTGCCTCCAGCAGCTCCTGCTCCGATTGGGACTGGAACCGATGGAGCCGCCATTTCTCCGAGATTGAACAGGCCGAGAGCTTCGCCTCTGTTCTCATG TTCCAACTTGAAGAAGCAATCGAGAAGGAAGATTTCCATGAGGCTGCCAAATTGAAGATGGCTATTTCTGAAACGACATCAAAGGATACTGTTGCTGACATCATGTCTCAGTTGAAG AATGCAATAGAGGAAGAGCGTTATCATGAGGCGTCAAGGCTATGTAAACATACGGGAAGTGGACTG GTGGGCTGGTGGGTTGGTTACTCAAAAGATTCTGATGATCCCTTTGGCCGACTTATACGCATAACTCCCAGTGTGGGCAGATTTGTCGGAAGAAGTTACAGCCCGAG GCAGTTGGTCACTGCATCTCCTGGAACTccaatatttgaaatttttgttgtcaAAGATGCTGATGACATGTATCAAATGCAG GTAGTATATTTGCATCGAACCAAAGGGAGCTCAATGGCCTCCACAAGCTCCTCACCAAAATCCACAAAAAGCCAATCTTCTAAAGTTGATGAAACATCAGGCGTAGGTTTACAAGAAAATGAGTTGAACAATGAGACGAATGATGATAAGGGCTTGAATATTGAAGGAGCAACTGAGGAAGGGGTAAAAAGTGTTATAAACTTTCTGAAAGATAGAATTCCTGGACtgaaagtgaaagtcatgaataTTGATGTAGCTGAGGAAGTGATTGAGGAAAGCGAACCTGTCAAGCAGTTAATGCaggaagatgatgaggaagcaGTTCCTTTGGAGAATTCAGAAGATGAAGATGGTGATGTGGAAAATTTCCAGTCTGATGAAATCGGTTTAGGTGAAGATAGCAGTGTCAAAGAGGATGAAAAGGATTTGGATATGAAGTTTTTTATTGGTGGGGTAGTGCATAATGAGGATACACCTTCCAAGGATGAGTATACTCGTCTTCCAGCAGAATTAAAGGATATAGAAAGAGATTCTTTCGTGCTACACGTTCCTATTAAAGGCCTTGGGCATGATGGCGGAAATAACAAAGTATCCAAATTGAAAGTTGCAGCAATAGCAGCTCAAGGTGTATCTGAATTGATGCCCCCTGATGTTGCAAAGGCATTCTGGGCTGCAGACAAAGTTTCGCCAAAG GTTTCAAGAGATGTACGGGAAATCGTCAAACTCGCAGTTACTCAGGCAGAGAAAAGGAATAGACTATCTGAATTTACGAATTTCAGTCGAATCACTACTTCCAAAGGCGATTTAGATCCCTTTGATG GTTTATATGTCGGTGCATTTGGCCCTTATGGTACTGAGGTGGTTCAACTGAGACGCAAGTTTGGACATTGGAATGGCTCCGATATTAGTTCATCGGATGTGGAGttctttgaatatgttgaagCGGTGAAGTTGACTGGGGATCTTAATGTTCCTGCTGGCCAG GTTACATTTCGTGCCAAAATTGGGAAAAGGGGACGAGCTTCTAATCGAGGGCTGTACCCAGATGAACTAGGCGTG GTTGGTAGTTACAAAGGTCAAGGAAGGATAGCAGAGTTCGGATTTCGCAACCCAAAATGGGTTGATGgagagcttcttcaattaaATGGCAAG GGCATGGGTCCATACTTGAAGGGAGCTGATCTTGGATTCCTTTATGTGGTACCTGAGCGGAGTTTCCTTGTCTTATTCAACCGTCTGAAATTACCTGAATGA
- the LOC115734815 gene encoding transcription factor bHLH162-like — protein sequence MKKSTSNDPSAKVERKTVEKNRRIHMKALCSKLASLIPQHHITTSKELPSQQDLLDQAATYIKQLKERIEWLKLRKEQGVLRSKGIDTSSSLTSSDDQEAQLGLVVPVFELRDHGLGLEVILISGRRKNFTLYEVISILEEEGAEVVSASFSVIGDKIFHTLHAQVRLFRVGVETTRVRERLKKLIR from the exons atgaagaaaagcaCAAGCAACGATCCGTCGGCGAAAGTCGAGCGCAAAACCGTGGAGAAAAACCGAAGAATCCACATGAAAGCTCTATGCTCCAAGCTTGCTTCCCTCATCCCTCAACACCATATCACCACTTctaag GAATTGCCGTCACAGCAAGATCTGCTGGATCAAGCAGCAACATACATAAAGCAGTTGAAAGAAAGGATTGAATGGTTGAAACTGAGGAAGGAACAAGGAGTGCTACGGTCCAAAGGGATTGACACAAGCAGCTCTTTGACTTCGTCGGATGATCAGGAGGCTCAACTAGGGCTCGTGGTTCCAGTGTTCGAACTGAGAGACCACGGTTTAGGTCTAGAAGTGATCTTGATTAGTGGGAGGAGGAAGAACTTCACGCTGTACGAAGTGATCAGCATTCTTGAGGAAGAAGGAGCTGAGGTTGTCAGTGCCAGCTTTTCGGTCATCGGTGATAAGATCTTCCACACACTCCATGCTCAG GTGAGACTATTTAGAGTTGGAGTAGAGACCACAAGGGTGAGGGAGagattgaaaaaattgattCGTTGA